The proteins below come from a single Drosophila teissieri strain GT53w chromosome 3L, Prin_Dtei_1.1, whole genome shotgun sequence genomic window:
- the LOC122617867 gene encoding larval cuticle protein 65Ag1-like: MKFAIVLFALFAVALAAPSDVSIVRSESDVGPLSYKYASETSDGTKQNEEGQLKNVGSEQEAIVVHGSFSFVADDGQTYTVNYVADENGFQPQGAHLPVAPVA; encoded by the exons ATGAAATTCGCCATTGTCCTGTTCGCCCTCTTCGCTGTGGCCCTGGCTGCTCCATCTGATGTCTCCATCGTGCGATCTGAATCCGATGTTGGACCCCTGAGCTACAAATATGC TTCGGAGACCAGCGACGGTACCAAACAGAACGAGGAGGGTCAGTTGAAGAACGTGGGCTCCGAGCAGGAGGCCATCGTTGTGCACGGCTCCTTCTCCTTCGTGGCCGATGATGGCCAGACCTACACCGTCAACTACGTCGCCGATGAGAACGGATTCCAGCCCCAGGGTGCCCATCTGCCCGTTGCCCCAGTCGCTTAA
- the LOC122617858 gene encoding larval cuticle protein 65Ab1-like, translated as MKFLFVFVALFAVALARPNDVVVLKSDSDVGPDTWSSDVETSDGTSISQKGVLKNAGTEHEAAVVHGSFSWVDEKTGEKFTINYVADENGYQPVGAHLPVAPVA; from the coding sequence ATGAAGTTCCTCTTCGTTTTCGTCGCCCTCTTCGCCGTGGCCTTGGCCCGCCCCAACGACGTCGTGGTCCTGAAGAGCGATTCCGATGTCGGACCAGACACGTGGAGCTCCGACGTGGAGACTAGCGATGGCACCAGCATCAGCCAGAAGGGTGTCCTTAAGAACGCTGGCACCGAACACGAGGCCGCTGTCGTTCACGGATCCTTCTCCTGGGTGGATGAGAAGACCGGCGAGAAGTTCACCATCAACTACGTGGCCGACGAGAACGGATACCAGCCCGTGGGCGCCCATCTGCCCGTGGCCCCAGTTGCTTAA
- the LOC122617862 gene encoding larval cuticle protein 65Ag1: protein MKCILVFACLSIALCLAAPAPDAEIVNQVSDVNADSYSYKFETSDGTKQEQHGSLKNLGPEDDALQVAGSYSFVDQDGQTHTINYVADENGFQPQGEDIPQL from the coding sequence ATGAAGTGCATCCTTGTGTTCGCCTGCCTTTCAATTGCCCTGTGCctagctgctcctgctccggaTGCAGAGATTGTTAACCAGGTGTCCGATGTCAATGCCGATAGCTATAGCTACAAGTTTGAGACGAGCGATGGCAccaagcaggagcagcacggATCACTGAAGAACCTTGGTCCCGAGGACGATGCCTTGCAGGTGGCCGGATCCTATAGCTTCGTGGATCAGGACGGACAGACGCATACCATCAACTACGTGGCGGATGAGAACGGATTCCAACCCCAAGGCGAGGACATTCCCCAACTATGA
- the LOC122617865 gene encoding larval cuticle protein 65Ag1-like, translating to MKFAIVLFALFAVALAAPSDVSIVRSESDVGPLSYKYASETSDGTSKNEEGVLKNVGSEQEAIAVHGEYNYVAPDGQTIRVTYVADENGFQPQGAHLPVAPVA from the exons ATGAAATTCGCCATCGTCCTGTTCGCCCTCTTCGCTGTGGCCCTGGCTGCTCCATCTGATGTCTCCATCGTGCGATCTGAATCCGATGTTGGACCCCTGAGCTACAAATATGC TTCGGAGACCAGTGACGGTACCAGCAAGAACGAGGAGGGTGTGTTGAAGAACGTGGGCTCCGAGCAGGAGGCCATCGCTGTGCACGGCGAGTACAACTATGTGGCCCCAGATGGCCAGACCATCAGGGTCACCTACGTCGCCGATGAGAACGGATTCCAGCCCCAGGGTGCCCATCTGCCCGTTGCCCCAGTCGCTTAA
- the LOC122617864 gene encoding larval cuticle protein 65Ag1-like isoform X2: protein MKFLFVFVALFAMALAAPSDDVVLKYDSDNIGVDGYNYAYETSNGIAAQEAGTLKDIGDEHALNVQGSYSYTAPDGQHISVTYIADENGFQPEGAHLPVAPVA, encoded by the exons ATGAAGTTCCTCTTCGTTTTCGTCGCCCTCTTCGCCATGGCcctggctgctccttctgATGATGTCGTCTTGAAATATGATTCGGATAATATTGGAGTCGACGGCTATAATTATGC TTACGAGACCAGCAATGGCATTGCCGCTCAGGAGGCGGGTACACTGAAGGATATCGGAGACGAGCATGCCCTCAACGTCCAGGGTTCCTACTCCTACACGGCCCCAGATGGCCAGCACATCAGCGTCACCTACATCGCCGATGAGAACGGATTCCAGCCCGAGGGTGCCCATCTGCCCGTGGCCCCAGTTGCTTAA
- the LOC122617866 gene encoding larval cuticle protein 65Ag1-like, with protein sequence MKFAIVLFALFAVALAAPSDVSIVRSESDVGPLSYKYASETSDGTSKNEEGVLKNVGSEQEAIAVHGEYNYVAPDGQTIRVTYVADENGFQPQGAHLPVAPVA encoded by the exons ATGAAATTCGCCATCGTCCTGTTCGCCCTCTTCGCTGTGGCCCTGGCTGCTCCATCTGATGTCTCCATCGTGCGATCTGAATCCGATGTTGGACCCCTGAGCTACAAATATGC TTCGGAGACCAGCGACGGTACCAGCAAGAACGAGGAGGGTGTGTTGAAGAACGTGGGCTCCGAGCAGGAGGCCATCGCTGTGCACGGCGAGTACAACTATGTGGCCCCAGATGGCCAGACCATCAGGGTCACCTACGTCGCCGATGAGAACGGATTCCAGCCCCAGGGTGCCCATCTGCCCGTTGCCCCAGTCGCTTAA
- the LOC122617864 gene encoding larval cuticle protein 65Ab1-like isoform X1, which translates to MKFLFVFVALFAMALARPNDVVVLKSDSDVGPDTWSSDVETSDGTSISQKGVLKNAGTEHEAAVVHGSFSWGSYSYTAPDGQHISVTYIADENGFQPEGAHLPVAPVA; encoded by the exons ATGAAGTTCCTCTTCGTTTTCGTCGCCCTCTTCGCCATGGCCTTGGCCCGCCCCAACGACGTCGTGGTCCTGAAGAGCGATTCCGATGTCGGACCAGACACGTGGAGCTCCGACGTGGAGACTAGCGATGGCACCAGCATCAGCCAGAAGGGTGTCCTTAAGAACGCTGGCACTGAACACGAGGCCGCTGTCGTTCACGGATCCTTCTCCTGG GGTTCCTACTCCTACACGGCCCCAGATGGCCAGCACATCAGCGTCACCTACATCGCCGATGAGAACGGATTCCAGCCCGAGGGTGCCCATCTGCCCGTGGCCCCAGTTGCTTAA
- the LOC122617857 gene encoding endocuticle structural protein SgAbd-6: MMKLMLVVSSMAVLLALASARPQNDVEVLEYESENTGLGGYKFSYKLSDGTSRTEEGVVNNAGTENESISIRGSVTWVAPDGQTYTINFVADENGFQPEGEHLPK; the protein is encoded by the exons ATGATGAAATTG ATGCTAGTCGTTAGCTCGATGGCCGTGCTCCTGGCCCTGGCCAGTGCCCGTCCCCAAAATGATGTGGAAGTTCTGGAGTACGAATCGGAGAACACTGGCCTCGGCGGCTACAAGTTCAGCTACAAATTAAGCGATGGCACCAGTCGCACGGAGGAGGGCGTGGTCAACAACGCGGGCACCGAAAACGAATCCATATCCATCCGGGGATCCGTCACCTGGGTGGCTCCCGATGGCCAAACCTACACCATTAACTTTGTGGCCGACGAGAACGGTTTCCAGCCGGAGGGCGAGCATCTGCCCAAGTAG
- the LOC122617855 gene encoding uncharacterized protein LOC122617855 gives MSLSSVASTIQHGKKEARNGLSINSKLVQALIILVACILFGAKMNYASFPPGTVIDIKLGDVALEQFSYTPTRDGYEFNYTLPDGTFRDEVAKVLSGTSAAQDLENANNLAKNHRPSREQGLKVRKLSGKSLSSLAG, from the exons ATGAGTCTTTCTTCGGTGGCAAGCACCATCCAGCATGGCAAAAAGGAAGCTCGCAATGGGCTCAGTATCAACAGTAAACTAGTGCAGGCCCTGATCATCCTGGTGGCCTGTATCCTCTTTGGAGCCAAAATGAACTACGCCTCCTTTCCACCTGGCACTGTCATCGATATCAAGCTGGGTGATGTCGCCCTCGAGCAGTTCAGCTATACGCCAACCCGCGATGGATACGAGTTCAA CTACACTCTGCCTGATGGAACTTTCCGCGATGAGGTTGCCAAGGTGCTTAGCGGAACTTCGGCGGCACAGGATctggaaaatgcaaacaacTTGGCCAAGAACCACCGTCCCTCCCGTGAACAGGGCCTGAAAGTTCGCAAGTTGTCCGGAAAATCCCTTTCATCTCTGGCCGGATAA